From Echinicola soli, a single genomic window includes:
- the bla gene encoding subclass B1 metallo-beta-lactamase — translation MIYHFVIAALLLTLSACSGKSEKSHEHPSQDQNTSFTEKEIYASDKLVIKQVSPNTYVHISFLDTEDFGKVDCNGMIVISDGEAIIFDTPSTSSEADELITFLEGEKLQIKAVVATHFHLDCLGGLEAFHARKIPSYAYKHTLSLASQHGFPQPKMGFPDELALKVGNKSVFVHYFGEGHTADNVIGYFPDDQVLFGGCLVKADGAGKGNLEDANITAWSTTINKINAAYPNLKLVIPGHGKWGNKNLLTYTETLFQ, via the coding sequence ATGATCTACCACTTCGTTATTGCAGCTTTATTGCTGACCCTTTCCGCTTGCAGTGGGAAAAGTGAAAAATCCCATGAGCATCCATCTCAGGATCAAAATACCAGCTTCACGGAAAAAGAAATTTATGCTTCGGACAAATTGGTCATCAAACAAGTCAGTCCCAATACCTATGTTCATATTTCCTTCCTAGATACCGAAGACTTCGGTAAAGTGGACTGCAATGGCATGATCGTAATCAGTGATGGTGAGGCGATCATCTTTGACACCCCGAGCACTTCCAGCGAAGCCGATGAGCTCATCACTTTTCTGGAGGGAGAAAAACTGCAAATCAAGGCCGTCGTAGCTACCCACTTTCACCTGGATTGCCTGGGTGGCCTGGAAGCATTTCACGCCAGAAAAATCCCCTCCTATGCCTATAAGCACACCCTTTCCCTTGCGTCCCAGCATGGATTTCCGCAGCCAAAAATGGGATTTCCGGACGAATTAGCCCTAAAAGTCGGCAATAAATCCGTTTTTGTCCACTATTTTGGTGAGGGGCATACCGCAGACAATGTAATCGGCTATTTCCCAGATGACCAGGTGCTTTTTGGCGGCTGTCTGGTCAAAGCAGATGGTGCTGGTAAAGGCAACCTCGAAGATGCCAATATCACGGCTTGGTCTACCACCATAAATAAGATCAATGCTGCTTATCCTAACCTTAAATTAGTCATTCCAGGCCATGGAAAATGGGGCAATAAAAACTTATTAACGTACACCGAAACACTTTTCCAATGA
- a CDS encoding glutamate-5-semialdehyde dehydrogenase produces the protein MKILSTQKKNDVLASMIKIIDKNREKILTANKADLDAFQRDDQALYDRLVVNDAKINGMIQAVQEVKDQEDPVGKEISKRTLANGLEITNRTAPFGTIMIIYESRPDVTIEAAVLAFKANSKILLKGGKEAVHSNKVLVECWHEALEENGLSKDWIELFTLNREQTQEFLKNPSEKLDLIVPRGGERLIAFVKEHAQCAVLVSGRGNNFAYVAEDANWEQAKKVIINAKTDKISGCNALDKILVDEKLPDFESKLADLAKNLAEYKVELVAEKELVSSLDGAKEVPSEDTWYEEFLALKALIGKVNGLDEAIAKINKYSGGHSATILTTNKEKAAMFMEQVDSAAVYHNASTRFTDGGQMGVGAELAISTDKLHHRGPLGLEQLVTNKYYVFGSGQIRE, from the coding sequence ATGAAAATATTAAGCACACAGAAAAAAAATGACGTGTTGGCCTCGATGATAAAAATCATCGATAAAAACCGTGAGAAAATTCTGACGGCCAATAAAGCTGATCTGGATGCTTTCCAGAGAGATGATCAAGCACTCTATGACAGGCTGGTCGTTAATGACGCCAAAATAAACGGCATGATCCAAGCCGTCCAAGAGGTAAAAGACCAGGAAGATCCTGTAGGAAAAGAAATCTCTAAACGGACCTTGGCCAATGGACTGGAAATCACTAATCGTACTGCGCCATTTGGCACAATTATGATTATCTATGAATCCCGTCCTGACGTTACCATTGAAGCAGCAGTGTTGGCTTTTAAGGCAAACAGTAAAATCCTGCTCAAGGGAGGTAAAGAGGCGGTGCATTCCAATAAAGTCTTGGTGGAGTGCTGGCATGAAGCGCTAGAAGAAAATGGGCTAAGTAAGGACTGGATCGAACTGTTTACCCTGAACAGGGAGCAAACGCAGGAATTCCTGAAAAACCCATCCGAAAAGCTTGACCTCATCGTCCCAAGAGGCGGAGAAAGGCTAATTGCTTTTGTAAAAGAGCATGCCCAATGTGCAGTGCTGGTAAGTGGACGAGGCAACAACTTTGCCTATGTGGCCGAAGATGCCAACTGGGAGCAAGCCAAGAAAGTAATCATCAATGCGAAAACCGATAAGATCTCCGGATGTAATGCCTTGGATAAAATCTTGGTTGATGAAAAACTACCTGATTTCGAATCCAAGTTGGCTGATTTGGCCAAGAACCTGGCAGAATATAAAGTAGAACTTGTAGCCGAAAAAGAACTGGTAAGTTCGCTGGATGGTGCTAAGGAAGTTCCCTCTGAGGACACTTGGTATGAAGAATTCCTGGCCCTGAAAGCACTCATCGGCAAGGTCAATGGACTGGATGAAGCCATCGCAAAGATCAATAAATACAGTGGTGGGCACTCTGCCACTATACTGACCACTAATAAGGAAAAAGCAGCTATGTTCATGGAGCAAGTGGACAGTGCCGCGGTTTACCACAATGCTTCCACCCGATTTACGGATGGTGGACAGATGGGCGTTGGCGCAGAACTGGCCATCAGTACGGACAAACTGCACCACAGAGGCCCATTGGGACTTGAGCAATTGGTAACTAATAAATATTATGTATTTGGCAGTGGCCAAATACGTGAATAG
- the proB gene encoding glutamate 5-kinase, with protein sequence MDNNEEPKRIVIKVGTNVMTNRDNRIVNTVLRKMVDQIAILYERGIMSVLVSSGSVIAGKEVLGNKVGIKDKIIRRQVFSAVGQPRMMRHYYNIFQDYGMRCAQVLATKRDFDPGKHRENMINCYEGLLSEGIIPIANEDDAVSLSMSTFTDNDELASLVAELIHADMLILLTDTDGLYNGHPDDENTERIAHVGTDEKVEHFIQESTKGEAEGRGGMKSKLHVAKEAARKNIPTYIANGNIDNMILDIVDGKEVGTKVSID encoded by the coding sequence ATGGATAACAACGAAGAACCAAAAAGGATCGTCATAAAGGTGGGAACCAATGTGATGACCAATAGGGACAACCGTATCGTCAATACTGTCTTGAGGAAAATGGTCGATCAAATCGCCATTCTTTACGAACGAGGCATTATGTCTGTACTTGTGTCTTCGGGCTCTGTCATCGCAGGAAAAGAGGTCCTGGGGAATAAAGTAGGTATCAAAGACAAAATCATCAGAAGACAGGTTTTCTCCGCTGTGGGACAACCGCGGATGATGAGGCATTATTACAATATCTTCCAAGACTATGGGATGCGATGCGCCCAGGTCTTGGCTACCAAAAGGGATTTTGACCCGGGTAAGCATAGAGAAAACATGATCAATTGCTACGAAGGGCTACTTTCTGAAGGGATTATCCCTATTGCCAATGAGGATGATGCAGTTTCCCTTTCCATGTCCACCTTTACGGACAATGACGAACTGGCCAGTCTGGTAGCAGAACTCATCCATGCCGATATGCTGATCCTGCTCACGGATACAGACGGACTGTACAATGGACACCCGGACGACGAAAATACCGAAAGAATCGCCCATGTGGGTACAGATGAAAAAGTAGAACATTTCATACAGGAATCCACCAAGGGGGAAGCAGAAGGCAGAGGCGGTATGAAATCAAAGCTACACGTAGCCAAAGAAGCCGCTAGGAAAAACATCCCTACTTATATTGCCAATGGCAATATTGACAATATGATCCTTGACATCGTCGATGGCAAAGAAGTGGGTACCAAGGTTTCTATCGATTAA
- the proC gene encoding pyrroline-5-carboxylate reductase: protein MKVLVIGGGNMGLTYAEAIAKSKFLKDKDLMILDNSKEKTEELRKRSHFAVFEKLEECVPAADVIFIAVKPYHANALMESMKDLTSEGQIFISLMAGVTIAAIQEGLNRKKVVRAMPNLPAQVGKGLTSFTASDEVSRLELSTIENLLDTTGRSVRLDTENDIDASTGISGSGPAYIFYFMQSMLEAALKMGFSKHDSRVLVEQTFAGAVELFGSSDMDPEAWMNKVASKGGTTRAALDSMEDNNVKEMIKEAAYAAFNRAVELGKEYQNG, encoded by the coding sequence ATGAAAGTTCTTGTAATCGGTGGTGGCAACATGGGATTAACCTACGCAGAGGCTATCGCCAAATCTAAATTTTTAAAAGATAAGGATCTTATGATCCTTGACAATTCTAAAGAAAAAACTGAAGAGCTGAGAAAAAGAAGTCACTTTGCTGTGTTTGAAAAACTCGAGGAGTGTGTTCCAGCAGCTGATGTGATTTTTATTGCTGTAAAACCGTATCACGCCAACGCATTGATGGAAAGTATGAAAGATTTGACCTCTGAGGGCCAAATATTCATATCCTTAATGGCAGGAGTGACTATAGCAGCTATTCAGGAAGGACTTAATAGGAAAAAGGTAGTTCGGGCCATGCCAAACCTACCCGCCCAAGTAGGAAAAGGACTGACCTCCTTTACAGCATCAGACGAGGTTTCCAGGCTGGAGCTATCCACTATTGAGAACCTTTTGGATACTACCGGACGTTCAGTAAGATTGGATACGGAAAACGACATCGATGCTTCTACCGGAATTTCCGGCAGTGGCCCGGCCTACATTTTCTACTTTATGCAATCCATGCTGGAAGCTGCTCTAAAAATGGGATTCTCCAAGCACGATTCCAGGGTATTGGTGGAGCAAACCTTTGCCGGTGCAGTGGAATTGTTCGGCTCTTCTGACATGGACCCTGAAGCCTGGATGAACAAGGTAGCTTCCAAAGGCGGTACCACCAGAGCTGCCCTTGATTCCATGGAAGACAATAATGTCAAAGAAATGATCAAAGAAGCTGCTTACGCTGCATTTAACAGAGCTGTTGAACTTGGAAAAGAATACCAAAATGGATAA
- a CDS encoding patatin-like phospholipase family protein, giving the protein MLTQTSAQAQNRVEGQNYANADRPKIGLVLSGGGAKGIAHVGVIKAMEEAGIRPDYIVGTSMGAVIGGLYAIGYNADELESIVLNVDWDLVVSNRVNFNTIAFEEKEYYNRYLFELPIVDRKIAVPVGLIEGQTLSETLHYYTWPSIQYADFDDFPIPFRCVATDLRSGKGIILKSGYLPDALRSSIAIPTAFTPFDLDSTMVVDGGVVNNFPVDVARDMGADIVIGVNVGEEDFVDPEKLNSFSNVLMQIAMSTSYSKLVDHIADCDVYIKPDLKDFNTASFSSYRDILELGHQAGNNNRALFEHLADSLGMRESSPGIGFRVKPIRISDISIRGNRLFSDELIRSKLDISPMDTVTRAELQAGIDRAFGVNGFRKLDYNLSPTALGNYKLLIKAKEKQETILSGAFHYDNLFSAGILLNLTVRDLFGKPSRTLAIADISQNPKFRLDHYKYLGDEKKFALHLRYNYLFQQIPVYLDGIKQDLYINREAFLSANILTTHSLKQSFWLGGFYERTKFRSSFNISVPSEVRGAYYTYMGGRFLHTRNSLNDRNYPTAGAESIFEGIFMAYSKYRVKLKNGVDTLTFDAGNGDIYKVPKDEFAETLDEVTPNGFMTLYFNYLKYFPFNERFQLMPTVAFGLTLSDQKGGHTFSEFSLGGYQRVEMNDTQAWGLNYRELIADNFMKLGFNVQFVPSGNLFFRAGTNLIGHNFHTPISDIDEFDIDGFFTDRLIWGYGIDVTLDSFLGPITGGLSSNTKDGVIRPYLSIGFSFNYSDR; this is encoded by the coding sequence TTGCTGACACAGACTTCTGCACAGGCCCAAAATAGAGTGGAGGGACAAAATTATGCCAATGCTGACCGCCCTAAGATTGGCCTGGTCCTGAGTGGGGGCGGGGCCAAGGGGATAGCCCATGTAGGCGTGATCAAGGCGATGGAGGAGGCCGGTATCCGTCCCGATTATATAGTGGGTACGAGTATGGGAGCGGTGATTGGTGGCCTGTATGCCATAGGCTATAATGCCGATGAGCTTGAATCCATTGTATTGAATGTCGACTGGGATTTGGTTGTGTCCAACAGGGTGAATTTCAATACCATTGCTTTTGAAGAAAAGGAGTATTACAACAGGTATTTATTTGAACTGCCGATTGTAGATAGGAAAATCGCTGTTCCCGTGGGACTAATAGAGGGGCAGACATTATCCGAAACGTTACATTATTATACCTGGCCGTCTATTCAATACGCTGATTTCGATGATTTTCCTATTCCATTTCGGTGTGTGGCCACTGACCTTAGATCGGGAAAGGGAATTATACTGAAATCCGGTTATCTTCCGGATGCGCTCCGGTCTAGTATTGCGATTCCTACTGCATTTACCCCTTTTGATCTGGACAGTACAATGGTAGTGGACGGAGGAGTGGTCAATAATTTTCCAGTGGATGTGGCCAGGGACATGGGAGCTGATATTGTCATTGGGGTGAATGTGGGTGAAGAGGATTTTGTGGATCCTGAAAAGCTGAATTCCTTTTCGAACGTATTGATGCAAATTGCCATGTCTACTTCCTACAGTAAGTTGGTAGACCATATCGCAGATTGTGATGTCTATATCAAACCGGACCTCAAAGACTTTAATACTGCCAGCTTTAGCAGTTACAGGGATATTTTGGAGCTTGGCCACCAAGCAGGGAATAACAACAGGGCACTCTTCGAACACCTGGCAGATAGTCTTGGTATGCGTGAAAGCAGCCCGGGGATAGGATTTAGAGTTAAGCCTATTCGCATCAGTGATATCTCCATAAGGGGTAATCGGCTTTTTTCTGATGAACTGATCAGGTCAAAATTGGACATTTCGCCTATGGATACCGTCACCAGGGCGGAACTACAGGCGGGGATTGACAGGGCCTTTGGGGTCAACGGTTTCAGAAAGCTGGATTATAACCTGAGCCCTACCGCACTGGGAAATTATAAACTGCTCATTAAGGCAAAGGAAAAGCAAGAAACCATTCTCAGTGGCGCTTTTCATTATGATAACCTTTTTTCTGCCGGTATCCTTCTGAACCTTACTGTGCGGGACCTTTTCGGGAAACCTTCCCGGACATTGGCCATCGCCGATATATCCCAAAACCCAAAATTTCGACTTGATCATTATAAATATCTGGGGGATGAAAAGAAGTTTGCACTTCATCTTCGCTACAATTATCTTTTTCAGCAAATTCCGGTATATCTTGATGGCATCAAGCAGGACCTTTACATCAATAGAGAAGCCTTTCTGAGTGCTAATATTCTAACTACCCATTCACTAAAGCAGAGCTTTTGGCTGGGAGGCTTTTATGAACGCACCAAGTTTCGCTCCAGTTTTAATATCTCGGTGCCTTCTGAAGTTCGCGGGGCGTATTATACTTATATGGGTGGACGTTTTTTGCATACCCGAAATTCCCTTAATGACCGTAATTACCCCACTGCCGGAGCCGAAAGTATTTTTGAAGGGATTTTTATGGCATATAGTAAGTACAGGGTCAAATTAAAAAATGGTGTAGATACATTGACCTTTGATGCTGGTAATGGTGATATTTATAAGGTTCCCAAGGATGAGTTTGCTGAAACCCTTGACGAAGTTACGCCGAATGGGTTTATGACGCTATATTTTAATTATTTAAAGTATTTTCCATTTAATGAGCGCTTTCAGCTTATGCCGACAGTGGCTTTTGGCCTTACCTTGAGTGACCAGAAAGGTGGACACACCTTTAGTGAATTTAGTCTTGGGGGCTATCAACGGGTAGAAATGAATGATACGCAAGCCTGGGGGTTAAATTATAGGGAGCTTATAGCAGATAATTTTATGAAATTGGGCTTCAATGTCCAGTTTGTGCCCAGTGGTAACCTGTTTTTCCGTGCAGGTACTAATCTTATTGGCCATAATTTCCACACCCCGATAAGTGATATTGACGAATTTGATATCGATGGTTTTTTTACCGATAGACTGATCTGGGGATATGGAATTGATGTTACGTTGGACTCTTTTTTGGGGCCTATCACCGGTGGACTTTCATCCAATACCAAAGATGGTGTGATCAGACCTTACCTGTCCATTGGCTTTTCGTTTAACTACTCGGATAGGTAG